DNA from Kitasatospora herbaricolor:
ACACGTTGGAGATCCTGCGGACCGGTGGTCACCGGGTGGGTGCGGTGGTGGCGGGTGATTTCCGGGACATCCTGGGGATCAACGACCGGGTGCAGTTGGCGCAGGCGCGTCGGCTGCTGAACGACCGGCTGGTGGAGCGGGCGATGCGGGCGGGTGTGACGGTGGTGGATCCGGCGTCGACCTGGCTGGACGTGCAGGTGTCGTACGAGCCGGACGCGGTGGTGCTGCCGAACACGCAGCTGCAGGGTTCGACGCATCTGGGTGAGGGCTGCGAGGTGGGTCCGAACTCGACGTTGCGGGACACCCGGGTGGGTGCGGGGGCGCATGTGAGCAACACCACGGCGGATCGTGCGGTGGTGGGCGAGCTGGCGTCGGTGGGGCCGTACGCGTATCTGCGTCCGGGGGCGGTGCTGGCGCGCAAGGCGAAGGTCGGCACGTACGTGGAGATCAAGAACTCGGAGCTGGGTGAGGGTGCGAAGGTGCCGCACCTGTCGTACATCGGGGACACCACGATCGGTGAGGGCACCAACATCGGTGCGGCTTCGGTGACGGTGAACTACGACGGGGTGAACAAGCACCGGACGGTGATCGGGGCCCATTGCCGTACGGGTTCGGACAACATGTTCATCGCGCCGGTGACGGTGGGGGACGGTGCGTACACGGCGGCGGGTTCGGTGATCACGAACGATGTGCCGGCGGGTGCGCTGGGGGTGAGCCGGGCGCAGCAGCGGAACATTCCGGGTTGGGTGGAGCGGAAGCGTCCGGGGACGTCGTCGGCCCAGGCGGCTGCTGCTGCGGGTGCTGGGGTTGACGGGGTGGTGGAGGCCTGACGGGGCTGGTCGGGGGGTCCGAGGGCTGGTACCGGAGCGGACGCTTATCGCTCGGGCGCGTAACCTGGAGGTCATACGTGCGCCATTGGGCTTTCGGGCTGTGCTGGGGCGTACCGCCAATCCCCGACCTTCATCGCTTCAGGCGGCTGCCTGCCCGCGGTGCGGCGGGTTCATGTGCGTAAGCAACACGAGGAGACGGTGCAGTGAGCGGGATCACGACGTCGGGTGAGAAGAAGCTGAAGCTCTTCTCCGGCCGTGCCCACCCTGAGCTGGCGAAGGAGGTGGCCGCGTCGTTGGGCACCGAGCTCGTCCCGACGAAGGCGCTGGACTTCGCCAACGGTGAGATCTACGTGCGGTTCCTGGATTCGGCGCGTGGTGCGGACTGCTTCGTGATGCAGAGCCACACGGCTCCCATCAATCAGTGGATCATGGAGCAGTTGATCATGATCGATGCGCTGAAGCGGGCTTCGGCGCGGAGCATCACCGCGATCCTGCCGTTCTACGGGTATGCCCGGCAGGACAAGAAGCACCTCGGCCGGGAGCCGATCTCGGCGCGTCTGGTGGCGGACCTGCTGGCCGCTGCCGGTGCGGACCGGATCATGGCGGTGGACCTGCACACCGCGCAGATCCAGGGCTTCTTCTCGGGGCCGGTGGATCATCTGTTCGCGCTGCCGCTGCTGGCGGACTACGTGGGCGAGAAGGTGGACCGCTCGAAGCTGACCATCGTGTCGCCGGACGCGGGCCGGGTGAAGGTGGCGGACCAGTGGTCGGACCGTCTGGGTGCGCCGCTGGCGATCATCCACAAGCGTCGTGACATGACGCAGGCGAACACGATCCTGTCGGCCGAGGTCGTCGGTGACGTCAAGGGCCGGGTCTGCGTGCTGGTCGACGACATGATCGACACG
Protein-coding regions in this window:
- the glmU gene encoding bifunctional UDP-N-acetylglucosamine diphosphorylase/glucosamine-1-phosphate N-acetyltransferase GlmU produces the protein MSANSPAAVIVLAAGGGTRMKSNSLPKVLHEVCGRSLVGHAVAAAQELGPEQLVVVVGHMREKVEAHLAAGYPAARSVVQVEQKGTGHAVRTALESLAESGVELDGTVVVTTGDAPLLTGSTLSSLVGAHEEQGNGVTVLTAVVPDAFGYGRILRDDVDGAVASIVEEKDATDAQRAIAEINSGVYAFDAKLLAEALGRVTTDNVQGEEYLTDTLEILRTGGHRVGAVVAGDFRDILGINDRVQLAQARRLLNDRLVERAMRAGVTVVDPASTWLDVQVSYEPDAVVLPNTQLQGSTHLGEGCEVGPNSTLRDTRVGAGAHVSNTTADRAVVGELASVGPYAYLRPGAVLARKAKVGTYVEIKNSELGEGAKVPHLSYIGDTTIGEGTNIGAASVTVNYDGVNKHRTVIGAHCRTGSDNMFIAPVTVGDGAYTAAGSVITNDVPAGALGVSRAQQRNIPGWVERKRPGTSSAQAAAAAGAGVDGVVEA
- a CDS encoding ribose-phosphate diphosphokinase, yielding MSGITTSGEKKLKLFSGRAHPELAKEVAASLGTELVPTKALDFANGEIYVRFLDSARGADCFVMQSHTAPINQWIMEQLIMIDALKRASARSITAILPFYGYARQDKKHLGREPISARLVADLLAAAGADRIMAVDLHTAQIQGFFSGPVDHLFALPLLADYVGEKVDRSKLTIVSPDAGRVKVADQWSDRLGAPLAIIHKRRDMTQANTILSAEVVGDVKGRVCVLVDDMIDTAGTICAAADALFENGAADVIVAATHGVLSGPAADRLKNSRVSEFVFTNTLPTPGEIQLDKITTLSIAPSIAAAIREVFEDGSVTSLFEGVH